From a single Paenibacillus sp. FSL R5-0345 genomic region:
- a CDS encoding ABC transporter permease, whose translation MRQLIVRRLLQTLPMLFFVSVVCFAMIKLAPGDPVLSFVTPNMHADDIERIRHNLGLDKPAYIQYLIWIKEILQGNFGYSLVNHQPVLDQILERLPATAGLMGSAIGLAVLLAIPLGLIAGANRNRWVDKLINFLSYVGISVPLFWLAILLMYLFAIKLHLLPIMGMRTIGVESAFDVFKHGILPCTVLAFGFLAGYVRYIRSSTIGQLKEEYVQIQYAFGSNKTTILFRHVMKHVLLPVITLLGMSMGDLVAGAIVTETVFSWPGIGSLGMTAVKGMDYPVIMGITLFSSLMLIIGNLVADILYSFVDPRIKLTR comes from the coding sequence ATGAGACAACTTATCGTCCGAAGATTACTGCAAACCCTGCCGATGTTATTTTTTGTTTCGGTTGTGTGCTTTGCGATGATTAAGCTGGCTCCGGGGGATCCGGTCTTATCCTTCGTTACGCCGAATATGCACGCAGATGATATTGAGCGCATCCGGCATAACCTTGGGCTGGATAAGCCAGCCTACATTCAATATTTAATCTGGATTAAAGAAATACTGCAGGGGAATTTCGGTTATTCCCTAGTGAATCATCAGCCAGTATTGGATCAAATTCTTGAACGCCTACCTGCAACCGCCGGTTTAATGGGTTCTGCAATCGGTCTTGCTGTTTTGCTGGCGATTCCACTCGGTCTTATTGCCGGGGCAAACCGGAACCGCTGGGTGGATAAGCTGATTAATTTCTTATCCTATGTTGGAATATCTGTGCCTTTGTTTTGGCTTGCCATTTTACTGATGTACTTATTCGCGATTAAGCTGCACCTGCTTCCTATTATGGGGATGCGAACGATTGGTGTGGAATCGGCGTTTGATGTATTCAAGCATGGTATCCTGCCTTGCACTGTGCTTGCTTTTGGGTTCCTCGCAGGTTATGTGCGATACATTCGCTCTAGTACCATTGGACAGCTAAAAGAAGAGTACGTGCAGATTCAATATGCTTTTGGATCTAACAAGACTACGATTTTGTTCCGTCATGTAATGAAGCATGTGTTGCTTCCTGTAATTACATTGCTCGGGATGTCTATGGGTGATCTGGTGGCAGGTGCAATTGTAACAGAAACGGTATTTTCATGGCCGGGTATTGGCTCTTTGGGGATGACTGCAGTAAAAGGGATGGATTACCCCGTGATTATGGGAATTACTCTATTCTCCTCTTTAATGCTGATCATCGGCAATCTGGTCGCGGATATTCTATATAGCTTCGTGGACCCACGAATTAAATTAACGAGGTGA
- a CDS encoding ABC transporter permease, which translates to MNRSKWKSVGDELFTNKLGVAALITLFIFTLGSIFAFLSGHDPNAMDVLARLKSPGADHWFGTDDYGRDYFARALYGGRVSLLVGFASMIIATGIGVTVGVISGFFGGWVDNLLMRMLDVVLSIPSFLVLLLLSVFLKPSVGNIIIIIALLMWMNIARVIRAETMTIKEREYVLYAKASGQSNFGIIWRHILPGLVPVVIVGATNNIASAIMMESSLSFLGFGVQPPNATWGSMLNNAQGYIAQAPYLALFPGLLILLTVLSFNVLGDILRVGFEPKLIRR; encoded by the coding sequence ATGAATCGCAGTAAATGGAAAAGTGTTGGAGATGAGCTATTTACGAATAAATTGGGCGTCGCAGCCCTCATTACTTTATTCATCTTCACACTAGGCTCTATATTTGCCTTTTTATCTGGACATGATCCGAATGCGATGGATGTTCTGGCACGTCTGAAATCGCCGGGAGCCGATCACTGGTTCGGGACGGATGACTATGGCCGGGATTATTTTGCCCGCGCATTATATGGCGGCCGGGTATCCCTGCTAGTTGGCTTTGCTTCAATGATCATTGCTACAGGCATAGGTGTGACGGTGGGCGTAATCAGCGGATTCTTTGGCGGATGGGTTGATAATCTTCTCATGCGGATGCTTGATGTAGTACTGTCCATTCCATCTTTCTTAGTTCTGCTACTGCTTAGCGTATTTTTGAAGCCGAGTGTAGGGAATATCATCATTATTATTGCACTATTAATGTGGATGAATATCGCCCGTGTCATTCGGGCGGAGACGATGACGATCAAAGAACGGGAATATGTACTCTATGCAAAAGCCTCCGGTCAGAGCAACTTCGGAATTATTTGGCGTCATATTCTTCCGGGTCTAGTGCCTGTTGTCATTGTAGGTGCGACGAATAATATCGCTTCGGCAATTATGATGGAGTCGTCCCTAAGTTTCCTTGGGTTTGGGGTACAACCTCCAAATGCCACTTGGGGCAGTATGCTTAACAATGCGCAGGGATATATCGCTCAAGCGCCATATCTGGCTTTGTTCCCTGGATTACTGATACTATTAACGGTACTGAGCTTTAATGTTTTAGGCGATATTTTGCGGGTAGGCTTTGAACCGAAGCTGATCCGAAGATAG
- a CDS encoding ABC transporter ATP-binding protein — protein sequence MTERLLSVEDLKVSFQTRDGENQAVRGVSFHIDAGETVGIVGESGSGKSVTAKAIMSLITPPGKIIGGNINFRGENLSNLSEKEWRKLRGNRIAMVFQDPMTSLNPVKKIGQQLTEVIRRHRGLNKQEALKEAASILRQVGINNPEQRLQQYPHEFSGGMRQRVMIAMALSCQPELLIADEPTTALDVTIQAQILDLFKELKNNTSTAVALITHDLGVVAQVCTRVIVMYGGLVMEEGTVEDIFYRPQHPYTKGLLRSIPKRDGKSRERLVPIEGTPPDLLNPPSGCPFMERCPNAFARCSERPPVIELSPGHRSMCWLADGAQETPAVAGVEGSGSVE from the coding sequence ATGACGGAACGGCTATTATCTGTTGAGGATTTGAAGGTTTCCTTCCAGACTCGAGACGGAGAGAACCAAGCAGTTCGCGGCGTTAGCTTTCATATAGATGCTGGTGAAACGGTAGGAATCGTTGGTGAATCTGGTAGTGGGAAGAGTGTGACTGCCAAGGCGATTATGTCGTTGATTACACCTCCGGGTAAAATTATCGGTGGAAATATCAATTTCCGTGGTGAGAATTTATCGAACCTTTCGGAAAAAGAGTGGAGAAAGCTGCGCGGTAACCGCATAGCAATGGTGTTTCAGGACCCCATGACCTCTCTTAATCCTGTAAAAAAAATCGGCCAGCAGCTTACGGAGGTCATCCGTCGGCATCGCGGTTTAAATAAGCAAGAAGCGCTTAAAGAGGCGGCAAGCATCCTGCGTCAGGTAGGTATTAATAATCCTGAACAGCGGCTGCAGCAATATCCGCATGAGTTCAGCGGCGGGATGCGCCAGCGGGTCATGATTGCCATGGCTCTTTCTTGCCAGCCAGAGTTATTGATTGCAGATGAGCCAACCACTGCGCTCGATGTAACGATACAGGCACAAATTCTCGATCTTTTTAAAGAGTTGAAAAACAATACCAGTACCGCTGTAGCGCTCATTACCCATGACTTGGGTGTGGTAGCTCAGGTATGTACACGGGTTATCGTAATGTATGGTGGACTCGTGATGGAGGAAGGCACGGTGGAGGATATTTTTTACCGCCCGCAGCATCCTTATACGAAAGGTCTGCTTCGCTCGATTCCAAAACGTGACGGTAAGTCGCGTGAACGACTTGTTCCTATTGAAGGTACACCGCCGGATTTGCTGAATCCACCTTCTGGATGTCCTTTTATGGAACGTTGCCCTAATGCTTTTGCCCGCTGTAGTGAGCGTCCTCCGGTCATCGAATTATCGCCTGGTCATCGTTCGATGTGCTGGCTGGCAGACGGTGCGCAGGAGACTCCAGCCGTAGCTGGTGTTGAAGGGAGCGGTTCGGTTGAGTGA
- a CDS encoding ABC transporter ATP-binding protein produces the protein MSDNKILVDVNNLKKHFSKGKDIWGRDTSVLKAVDGVSFQIRQGETFGLVGESGSGKSTVGRCLLRLYDYTDGEVSFDGQPLSKLGEKQLKPFRRRIQSIFQDPYSSLNPSLNVLDLISEPMKIHGVHEGDERIEAVAALLDKVGLKREHLYRFPHEFSGGQRQRISIARALSVKPEFVVCDEPISALDVSVQAQVVNMLEDLQSEFGLTYLFVAHDLSMVRHISDRIGVMYGGRLVEVAESDELYENPIHPYTKALLSSILETDPRRANQRIILDGYSAEYGRAETSTLQEVSPGHYVAYDFTE, from the coding sequence TTGAGTGATAATAAGATTCTAGTGGACGTAAATAATCTCAAGAAACATTTCTCTAAAGGTAAGGATATATGGGGGCGCGATACATCTGTGCTTAAGGCGGTAGATGGTGTAAGCTTTCAGATTCGTCAAGGGGAGACCTTTGGACTGGTTGGAGAGTCAGGAAGCGGCAAGTCCACGGTTGGGCGCTGCTTGTTGCGATTATATGATTATACCGACGGTGAAGTGTCTTTTGACGGGCAGCCGCTGAGCAAGCTTGGAGAGAAGCAGCTAAAACCTTTTCGCAGACGCATTCAATCGATCTTTCAAGATCCCTATTCATCCCTTAATCCAAGCCTGAATGTACTTGATCTGATCAGCGAGCCTATGAAAATCCATGGGGTCCACGAAGGCGACGAACGTATAGAAGCGGTTGCGGCACTACTGGATAAGGTGGGTTTAAAAAGAGAGCATCTTTATCGCTTCCCTCATGAATTCAGCGGTGGGCAGCGTCAACGGATTTCGATCGCTCGAGCGTTATCTGTGAAACCTGAGTTTGTAGTGTGTGATGAACCGATCTCAGCGCTGGATGTATCTGTTCAGGCGCAGGTAGTGAATATGCTGGAGGATTTGCAGTCCGAATTTGGGTTGACCTACCTCTTTGTTGCGCATGATCTGTCGATGGTACGTCATATTTCGGACCGGATCGGTGTGATGTATGGCGGTCGTCTAGTAGAGGTAGCCGAAAGTGATGAACTGTACGAGAATCCTATTCATCCTTATACAAAGGCATTGCTGTCTTCCATTTTGGAGACGGACCCTAGACGGGCTAATCAAAGAATTATTTTAGACGGATATTCGGCAGAGTACGGCAGAGCTGAGACTTCTACATTGCAGGAAGTTAGTCCGGGCCATTATGTTGCCTATGATTTCACGGAATAA
- a CDS encoding polysaccharide deacetylase family protein, whose product MHTKKYIILLVIVLLISLVAIFNNQREPSILTINVNGQIIKTVATYPGSPDELMIPKAAAERALNMHIDWQKQGPLPKGIYYKDHVAVLMYHHLSEKPMPQFPWILSADRFDDQMNLLKQEGFHVITMEQYREFMLNGGTVPDNAVLLTFDDGYESFYELAFPILKKYGYTAVNFVIVSTIDHPDPNSVPKLNWEQMREMKRDGMGFYSHTYDLHHYGIVDAEGGGRPAASALLYIDDENRNEMNTEYYSRVTRDLAKAEQRLKEELGNTDSAIAFPYGSYNDRLLSACDSLGISLTFKIQDGINARTDRNASRINGGSQNLTAVQTLEQIKHIDSPMELTLNSQKVALIGSAPEMRKGTLMVPFMQLCKDLNIDLNYDQKRRTVKLMRTTGGT is encoded by the coding sequence TTGCATACGAAAAAATATATAATACTTTTAGTCATCGTTCTGCTAATAAGTCTTGTTGCTATTTTCAACAATCAACGTGAACCTTCGATATTGACCATTAATGTAAACGGTCAAATCATTAAGACAGTAGCTACTTATCCGGGCTCACCTGATGAGCTAATGATTCCCAAGGCTGCTGCCGAACGGGCCCTTAACATGCATATTGACTGGCAGAAGCAGGGGCCGCTTCCGAAAGGTATCTACTATAAAGACCATGTAGCTGTGCTGATGTACCATCATCTGTCAGAGAAGCCAATGCCGCAGTTTCCTTGGATTTTATCGGCTGATCGGTTTGATGATCAAATGAACCTGCTGAAGCAGGAAGGGTTTCATGTGATTACGATGGAACAATATCGAGAATTTATGCTAAATGGCGGTACGGTTCCAGACAATGCGGTGCTGCTGACTTTTGATGATGGATATGAGAGTTTTTATGAGCTGGCCTTTCCTATTCTGAAAAAATACGGGTATACGGCAGTGAATTTCGTTATAGTCTCTACGATTGACCACCCAGATCCGAATAGTGTGCCGAAACTCAACTGGGAGCAGATGCGTGAAATGAAGCGTGACGGGATGGGGTTCTATAGTCATACGTACGATTTACACCATTATGGTATCGTGGATGCTGAAGGTGGGGGACGGCCTGCCGCTAGTGCCTTGTTATATATCGACGATGAAAATAGGAATGAAATGAATACGGAGTACTATAGCAGAGTTACTCGTGATTTGGCCAAGGCGGAGCAAAGGCTGAAGGAAGAACTGGGAAATACCGATTCAGCGATTGCCTTTCCTTACGGATCTTACAATGACCGGTTGCTATCCGCATGTGATTCACTCGGAATTTCGCTGACATTTAAAATCCAGGATGGAATAAATGCGAGAACGGACCGGAATGCCTCCCGAATCAACGGGGGAAGCCAGAATCTAACCGCAGTCCAAACCCTTGAGCAGATCAAACATATAGATTCGCCTATGGAATTAACCCTGAATAGTCAAAAAGTAGCACTGATAGGAAGTGCACCCGAAATGAGGAAAGGGACCTTAATGGTTCCGTTTATGCAATTATGCAAGGATCTAAATATTGATCTCAATTACGATCAGAAGCGTCGAACCGTTAAGTTAATGCGTACAACGGGAGGTACATAA
- a CDS encoding AI-2E family transporter: protein MEVFKRYYANLTVRRFFILGLVALLLFSIRDMLNLVLLTFLIAYVMNSFQVLLTKRINKYVAVNSKVIIIMLYLALIALIVVTLVNYLPKVFTQIKQLTNFLTSLTPANIPQNEIAQYLFAQLKDLNYQSYVKDGLEYVLKISNWGTSFVLSTILSFVFILEKNRIVSFTARLKESKISWFYVELEYFGRKFISSFGKVIEAQILIALFNTCFTVIGLWILGFPYLFALSIMIFLLSLIPVVGFVISLIPLCIIGYNIGGIAMTIYVLVMIAILHFIEGYFLNPKLMSSKMNLPMFYTFIVLLFSEHYMGVWGLILGIPIFVFFLDILEITRDNKIET from the coding sequence ATGGAAGTATTTAAGCGTTATTACGCGAATTTAACGGTCCGGCGTTTTTTTATTTTGGGGCTGGTTGCCCTGCTGCTATTCAGTATTAGAGATATGCTTAATTTAGTACTGTTAACATTTTTGATTGCTTATGTAATGAACAGCTTTCAAGTGCTGCTCACGAAGCGGATCAATAAATATGTTGCAGTCAACAGTAAAGTCATTATTATTATGTTGTATTTAGCTCTGATTGCTCTGATCGTAGTGACTTTAGTGAATTATTTACCGAAGGTCTTTACTCAGATTAAGCAGTTAACCAATTTTCTGACCAGTTTAACCCCTGCAAACATTCCACAAAACGAAATTGCGCAGTATTTATTTGCCCAGCTTAAGGATTTGAACTATCAATCTTATGTGAAAGATGGTCTTGAGTACGTCCTGAAAATAAGTAATTGGGGCACCAGCTTCGTATTATCCACCATTCTGAGCTTTGTCTTTATCCTTGAGAAGAACAGAATTGTCAGTTTCACTGCCCGTCTTAAAGAGAGCAAAATTTCCTGGTTCTATGTTGAGCTTGAGTATTTCGGCAGAAAATTCATCTCATCTTTTGGTAAAGTGATTGAAGCGCAAATTCTGATCGCGCTGTTTAATACATGCTTTACTGTGATTGGACTTTGGATCTTAGGCTTTCCGTATCTATTCGCCTTATCGATTATGATCTTCCTGCTTAGTTTGATTCCAGTTGTAGGCTTTGTGATCTCCTTAATACCGCTTTGTATTATTGGTTACAACATCGGTGGCATAGCAATGACGATATATGTATTGGTTATGATCGCCATACTACATTTTATCGAAGGTTACTTCTTAAATCCAAAACTGATGTCATCCAAAATGAATCTGCCTATGTTCTACACCTTTATCGTACTTCTCTTCTCTGAGCACTATATGGGTGTATGGGGTCTAATTCTCGGTATTCCAATTTTTGTATTCTTCCTGGATATACTGGAGATCACTAGGGATAACAAGATAGAGACTTAG